One Streptosporangium sp. NBC_01495 DNA window includes the following coding sequences:
- a CDS encoding GNAT family N-acetyltransferase, with protein MTAFAPDPPILTGRLVIRPFRPGDAARVRSVIKARDRFLPPGSPGHPSGVSQWLSHGAHELHRSGQGVHLAVEAEGLVVGAISLFRTLWGAGTTEVGYGVHPLHRGRGYATEAVLGVARWVFETTAMRRIELRADLDNGASLRVAEKAGFVREGVLRAAELGEDGPRDIVVFGMLRTDLS; from the coding sequence GTGACCGCGTTCGCACCCGATCCGCCGATCCTGACCGGACGGCTCGTGATCCGGCCCTTCCGCCCCGGCGACGCCGCCCGCGTCCGCTCGGTGATCAAGGCGCGCGACAGGTTCCTGCCGCCCGGCTCGCCCGGCCATCCGTCGGGCGTCTCCCAGTGGCTCTCCCACGGCGCGCACGAGCTGCACCGCTCCGGCCAGGGCGTACATCTGGCCGTGGAGGCCGAAGGGCTGGTCGTGGGCGCGATCAGCCTCTTCAGGACCCTCTGGGGCGCCGGGACCACCGAGGTCGGGTACGGGGTGCACCCGCTGCACCGGGGCCGGGGCTACGCCACCGAGGCCGTGCTCGGGGTGGCGCGCTGGGTGTTCGAGACCACCGCGATGCGCAGGATCGAGCTCCGCGCGGACCTGGACAACGGGGCCTCCCTCCGGGTCGCGGAGAAGGCCGGTTTCGTCAGGGAGGGCGTACTGCGCGCCGCCGAACTGGGGGAGGACGGCCCGCGCGACATCGTGGTGTTCGGGATGCTCAGAACTGATCTGTCCTGA
- a CDS encoding LutC/YkgG family protein, whose product MSSRERILSRIRSAVAGAPDVEITRAYRTSPDPADSTDREGVVELLAERVADYRAVVHVVDEAEAAATIAAALARRGATRLVVPDGLPPEWAPDTPVTDDPPLSAVELDGVDGVVTGCAVAIAETGTIMLDAGPGQGRRALTLVPDYHLCVVRAGQIVAGVPEALGRLDPSRPLTWISGPSATSDIELNRVEGVHGPRTLEVVIVR is encoded by the coding sequence GTGAGCAGCCGGGAACGGATCCTGTCGAGGATCCGCTCCGCCGTCGCCGGAGCCCCCGACGTCGAGATCACCCGCGCCTACCGCACGTCACCGGACCCGGCGGACTCGACGGACCGGGAAGGCGTGGTGGAACTGCTCGCCGAGCGCGTGGCCGACTACCGGGCCGTCGTGCACGTGGTGGACGAGGCCGAGGCGGCCGCGACGATCGCGGCGGCGCTGGCCCGGCGGGGCGCCACCCGGCTGGTCGTCCCGGACGGCCTGCCGCCCGAGTGGGCACCGGACACCCCGGTCACCGACGACCCCCCGCTGAGCGCGGTGGAGCTGGACGGGGTGGACGGGGTCGTCACCGGATGCGCGGTCGCGATCGCGGAGACCGGCACCATCATGCTGGACGCCGGGCCGGGCCAGGGGCGGCGGGCGCTGACCCTGGTCCCGGACTACCACCTGTGCGTCGTACGGGCCGGGCAGATCGTGGCCGGCGTTCCGGAGGCCCTCGGCAGGCTCGACCCCTCCAGGCCGCTGACCTGGATCAGCGGCCCCTCCGCGACCAGCGACATCGAGCTGAACCGGGTGGAGGGTGTGCACGGCCCGCGCACGCTGGAGGTCGTCATCGTCCGCTGA
- a CDS encoding lactate utilization protein B, with amino-acid sequence MSGTFLGMPAFPANAAVAVQDSQLRYNLRKATHTIRGKRASVVGELPDWAELRRAGKEIKDHTLRNLERYLLRMEETVTAAGGHVHWAADAEEANRIVADLVKATGETSVVKVKSMATQEIGLNEALLEEGITAYETDLAELIVQLGDDWPSHILVPAIHRNRSEIREIFQDKMADWGRAAPENLSDEPRALAEAARLHLRERFLSTRVAISGANFMIAETGTLVVLESEGNGRMCLTLPETLISVVGIEKLLPSWRDLEVFLQLLPRSSTGERMNPYTSTWTGAVEGQEFHLVLLDNGRTNVLADEVGRQALRCIRCSACLNVCPVYERAGGHAYGSVYPGPIGAILTPQLRGTASELDASLPYASTLCGACFDACPVAIDIPEVLVHLRGKVRHARVERMGMRAAGWVFNRPSRLARAQRLGGRLRRFVPGRLPGPLSGWTDTRDIPDIPAESFRDWWNRTDGGAR; translated from the coding sequence GTGAGCGGCACGTTCCTGGGCATGCCCGCCTTCCCGGCGAACGCCGCGGTCGCCGTGCAGGACTCGCAGCTCAGATACAACCTCCGCAAGGCCACCCACACGATCCGCGGCAAGCGGGCCTCCGTGGTCGGCGAGCTGCCCGACTGGGCCGAGCTCCGCCGGGCGGGCAAGGAGATCAAGGACCACACCCTGCGCAACCTGGAGCGCTACCTCCTCCGCATGGAGGAGACCGTCACCGCGGCGGGCGGCCACGTCCACTGGGCGGCCGACGCCGAGGAGGCCAACAGGATCGTCGCCGACCTGGTCAAGGCCACCGGCGAGACCAGCGTGGTCAAGGTCAAGTCGATGGCCACCCAGGAGATCGGCCTCAACGAGGCCCTCCTGGAGGAGGGCATCACCGCGTACGAGACCGACCTGGCCGAGCTGATCGTCCAACTCGGTGACGACTGGCCCTCGCACATCCTGGTCCCGGCGATCCACCGCAACCGCTCGGAGATCCGCGAGATCTTCCAGGACAAGATGGCCGACTGGGGCCGCGCGGCGCCCGAGAACCTGTCCGACGAGCCCCGCGCCCTCGCCGAGGCCGCCAGGCTCCACCTGCGCGAGCGCTTCCTGTCGACCAGGGTCGCGATCTCCGGCGCCAACTTCATGATCGCCGAGACCGGCACGCTGGTGGTGCTGGAGTCCGAGGGCAACGGGCGGATGTGCCTCACCCTGCCCGAGACGCTGATCAGCGTGGTCGGCATCGAGAAGCTGCTGCCGAGCTGGCGGGACCTGGAGGTCTTCCTCCAGCTGCTGCCCAGGAGCTCCACCGGCGAGCGGATGAACCCCTACACGTCCACCTGGACGGGCGCGGTCGAGGGCCAGGAGTTCCACCTGGTGCTGCTCGACAACGGCCGCACGAACGTGCTCGCCGACGAGGTGGGCCGCCAGGCGCTGCGCTGCATCCGATGCTCCGCCTGCCTCAACGTCTGCCCGGTCTACGAGCGCGCCGGGGGGCACGCGTACGGCTCGGTCTATCCGGGACCGATCGGCGCCATCCTCACCCCGCAGCTGCGCGGGACGGCCTCGGAGCTGGACGCGTCGCTGCCGTACGCCTCGACCCTCTGCGGCGCCTGCTTCGACGCCTGCCCGGTCGCGATCGACATCCCCGAGGTCCTGGTCCACCTACGCGGTAAGGTCCGCCACGCCCGCGTCGAGCGGATGGGGATGCGTGCCGCCGGGTGGGTGTTCAACCGCCCCTCGCGGCTGGCACGCGCCCAGCGGCTCGGCGGGCGCCTGCGCAGGTTCGTCCCCGGGCGCCTGCCGGGGCCGCTGTCGGGCTGGACCGACACCCGTGACATCCCCGACATTCCCGCCGAGTCCTTCCGTGACTGGTGGAACCGTACCGACGGAGGCGCCCGATGA
- the iscB gene encoding RNA-guided endonuclease IscB, producing MFVLDTHGQPLDPCHPARARRLLASGRAVIHRHTPFVIRLRERAVTDSTIQGVEVGIDPGSKHTGIAVFTERDGIRAGMYGIQLDHRGGQIRDRLSARAALRRGRRSRNLRYRAPRFSNRTKPKGWLAPSLRHRVDTTMSWVGRLRRWAPVQAVHIERVAFDTHAMSAGEPLEGVEYQQGTLAGYEVREYLLAKWERTCAYCGKQDAPLNIDHIHPRSRGGSDRVSNLTLACVPCNQIKNATPIQEFLKAKPALLAKILGRTKAPLRDAAAVNATRWALWRALTATSLPVTTSSGGRTKWNRSRSGAPKSHTLDALHVGAMEAVTGWPSTVLVVKATGRGTYRRTRTDKYGFPRLRLPRIKTVRGFQTGDLVRANVPTGKKAGVHTGRVAVRSTGNFNITTRHGTVQGIGHRHVRLLQRADGYGYTLHSEARLRAAFPPPPEGVGIHAGEI from the coding sequence GTGTTCGTCCTGGACACACACGGCCAACCGCTGGATCCGTGTCACCCGGCCCGCGCCCGCCGCCTGCTGGCGTCCGGTCGGGCCGTGATCCACCGGCATACCCCATTCGTCATCCGGTTGCGTGAGCGTGCCGTCACCGACTCCACAATCCAGGGTGTCGAGGTCGGCATCGACCCCGGCTCCAAGCACACCGGCATCGCCGTGTTCACCGAACGCGACGGGATCCGTGCCGGCATGTACGGCATCCAACTCGATCACCGGGGCGGCCAGATCCGTGACAGGCTCAGCGCGCGGGCCGCGCTGCGCCGGGGGCGCCGTTCCCGTAACCTGCGCTACCGCGCGCCCCGTTTCTCCAACCGCACCAAGCCGAAGGGGTGGCTCGCACCGTCCCTGCGACACCGCGTGGACACGACGATGTCCTGGGTGGGGCGACTGAGGCGCTGGGCGCCCGTTCAAGCTGTCCACATCGAGCGCGTCGCGTTCGACACGCACGCCATGTCGGCGGGCGAGCCCCTCGAAGGAGTGGAGTACCAGCAGGGAACCCTCGCCGGATACGAAGTCCGCGAGTATCTGCTGGCCAAGTGGGAGCGCACGTGCGCGTACTGCGGCAAGCAGGACGCGCCGCTCAACATCGACCACATCCACCCGCGCTCTCGGGGCGGCTCCGACCGCGTCAGCAACCTCACCCTGGCGTGCGTCCCCTGCAACCAGATCAAGAACGCCACCCCGATCCAGGAGTTCCTCAAGGCCAAGCCTGCGCTCCTGGCGAAGATTCTCGGGAGGACGAAGGCGCCGTTGCGGGATGCGGCGGCCGTCAACGCGACCAGGTGGGCGTTATGGCGGGCGCTGACCGCCACCAGTCTGCCCGTGACCACCAGCTCGGGTGGTCGAACGAAGTGGAACCGTAGCCGAAGTGGCGCCCCGAAGTCGCACACCTTGGACGCGCTGCACGTCGGTGCGATGGAGGCCGTCACCGGCTGGCCGTCCACAGTGCTCGTGGTCAAGGCGACCGGGCGTGGCACCTACCGCCGGACCCGCACCGACAAGTACGGGTTCCCCCGGCTGCGGCTTCCCCGGATCAAGACCGTGCGCGGCTTCCAGACCGGTGACCTGGTCCGGGCGAACGTCCCGACCGGCAAGAAGGCCGGGGTTCACACCGGCCGGGTCGCGGTCCGCTCCACCGGCAATTTCAACATCACCACCCGGCACGGCACCGTGCAGGGCATCGGCCACCGCCATGTACGTCTGCTCCAGAGAGCGGACGGCTACGGCTACACCCTCCATTCAGAAGCGCGGCTCCGTGCCGCGTTTCCTCCCCCGCCTGAAGGCGTGGGTATCCATGCTGGAGAAATTTGA
- a CDS encoding sulfatase family protein, with product MSLLALAAMGTIPAVAHAAGRPNVVLILVDDLDAGDLQKFPNIWSLLAQGGTSFDRFFVPNSWCCPSRASIMRCQYVHSHGVLTNTAPEGGFTKYYTSGLERSNIATWMKSAGYRTGLMGKYLNHYPGGATSATHVPPGWDEWDVPVRRLYEEYGYTLNENGMLRNYGFAPQDYLTDVLSAKAGAFVSRPSRDPFFLYLAPVAPHNPANYAPRHEAAFAGVVAPRTPSFNQADVSAEPLWLRSLPPLDAAKIRRIDRHYRDRLRAMLGVDDMVGALVESLRASGKLDETYIFFSSDNGFHLGQHRLAHGKTTPFDESVKVPLLVRGPGVQAGRVVGDVAASVDLAPTFAQLAGATLPDFAEGRSLLPLLRGETPPSWRQNVLLEFYRPTSPSSARQTPVPAYQGMRTAQSTFVRYSTGEYQLYDLARDPYQLHNLAAVTPLPVIAEFNRQLDALVSCSGAACRSADSVRPPLLPFRPLVVLSPWGT from the coding sequence ATGTCGCTCCTCGCCCTCGCCGCCATGGGAACGATCCCGGCGGTGGCGCACGCTGCGGGACGGCCCAACGTCGTGCTGATCCTCGTCGACGACCTGGACGCGGGTGATCTGCAGAAATTTCCCAACATCTGGAGCCTGCTCGCCCAGGGCGGCACCAGCTTCGACAGGTTCTTCGTACCGAACTCCTGGTGCTGCCCCTCACGTGCGTCGATCATGCGGTGCCAGTACGTGCACAGCCACGGCGTGCTGACCAACACCGCTCCCGAGGGAGGCTTCACCAAGTACTACACGTCCGGTCTGGAACGCTCCAACATCGCCACCTGGATGAAGTCGGCCGGATACCGCACCGGACTGATGGGCAAATACCTCAACCACTATCCCGGCGGCGCCACCTCCGCCACCCACGTGCCTCCGGGCTGGGACGAGTGGGACGTACCGGTGCGCAGGCTGTACGAGGAGTACGGCTACACGCTCAACGAGAACGGCATGCTGCGTAACTACGGCTTCGCGCCGCAGGACTATCTGACCGACGTGCTCAGCGCGAAGGCCGGGGCGTTCGTCTCCCGGCCCAGCCGGGATCCGTTCTTCCTCTACCTCGCCCCGGTCGCCCCGCACAACCCGGCCAACTACGCCCCCCGGCACGAGGCCGCCTTCGCCGGGGTGGTGGCCCCGCGCACCCCGTCCTTCAACCAGGCGGACGTCAGCGCCGAGCCCCTCTGGCTCAGGTCGCTCCCGCCGCTCGACGCCGCGAAGATCCGCAGAATCGACCGGCACTACCGGGACCGGCTGCGGGCGATGCTCGGCGTGGACGACATGGTGGGCGCCCTCGTCGAGTCTCTCAGGGCCTCCGGCAAGCTGGATGAAACGTATATCTTTTTCTCCTCCGATAACGGGTTCCACCTGGGGCAGCACCGGCTCGCCCATGGCAAGACCACGCCCTTCGACGAGTCGGTCAAGGTGCCGCTGCTGGTCAGGGGCCCGGGTGTGCAGGCGGGCCGCGTCGTCGGCGACGTGGCCGCGAGCGTGGACCTGGCCCCGACGTTCGCCCAGCTCGCCGGGGCCACGCTTCCCGACTTCGCCGAGGGGCGCTCCCTGCTGCCGCTCCTGCGGGGCGAGACGCCGCCCTCGTGGCGCCAGAACGTGCTGCTGGAGTTCTACCGCCCGACCAGTCCGAGCTCGGCCCGCCAGACCCCGGTCCCGGCCTACCAGGGGATGCGGACCGCCCAGAGCACCTTCGTCCGCTACTCCACCGGCGAGTACCAGCTCTATGACCTCGCCAGGGATCCCTACCAGCTCCACAACCTAGCCGCGGTGACCCCGCTCCCCGTGATCGCCGAGTTCAACCGGCAGCTCGACGCCCTGGTCTCCTGCTCGGGCGCCGCCTGCCGCTCGGCCGACTCGGTCAGACCGCCCCTGCTGCCCTTCAGACCCCTCGTCGTCCTCAGCCCGTGGGGAACGTGA
- the tnpA gene encoding IS200/IS605 family transposase, whose amino-acid sequence MSPRWEPNPDVRTGRHVVYHLHAHLVFITKYRRGAFTDPMLVRCEQIMREVCADFEVELREFNGADDHVHLLVHYPPKVALSKLVNSLKGVSARMLRKEFDTHVRKHLWSERFWSGSYFAGSVGGAPLTVVTQYIEQQNRPV is encoded by the coding sequence ATGTCACCGAGATGGGAACCGAACCCGGATGTGCGCACCGGACGGCACGTCGTCTACCACCTCCATGCACATTTGGTGTTCATCACCAAGTACCGGCGGGGGGCTTTCACCGACCCGATGCTGGTCCGATGCGAACAGATCATGCGGGAGGTCTGCGCCGACTTCGAGGTCGAGCTTCGCGAGTTCAACGGTGCGGACGACCACGTCCACCTGCTGGTCCACTATCCGCCCAAAGTCGCCCTGTCCAAGCTGGTCAACTCACTGAAGGGGGTCTCGGCTCGGATGCTGCGCAAGGAATTCGACACCCACGTCCGCAAACACCTGTGGAGTGAGCGTTTCTGGTCCGGCTCCTACTTCGCCGGATCGGTCGGCGGGGCCCCGCTGACCGTGGTCACGCAGTACATCGAGCAGCAGAACCGACCGGTCTGA
- a CDS encoding (Fe-S)-binding protein, with protein sequence MRVALFITCVNDTLFPGTGQAVVTLLRRLGCDVEFPRAQTCCGQMHVNTGYPEEGRRLARHFVDVFAGYDAVVAPSGSCAAMVREQYPRLARTPAMTGSGSSGGLVPGTVEEGTSGSFAAEVAELVPKVYDLSEFLVDVLGVTDVGAYFPHRVTYHPTCHSMRILRVGDRPTRLLEQVRGLELVPLPGADECCGFGGTFAVKNPAISAAMCADKVHNVATTGAEVLCAADNSCLMHIGGTLRRQRTGVRIMHLAEILAATEATR encoded by the coding sequence GTGCGCGTCGCCCTCTTCATCACCTGCGTGAACGACACACTGTTTCCCGGCACCGGGCAGGCGGTCGTCACGCTGCTGCGCCGCCTCGGATGTGACGTCGAGTTCCCGCGGGCGCAGACCTGCTGCGGCCAGATGCACGTCAACACGGGATACCCCGAGGAGGGCAGGCGGCTCGCCCGGCACTTCGTGGACGTCTTCGCCGGGTACGACGCGGTCGTCGCGCCGTCGGGCTCGTGCGCCGCGATGGTCCGCGAGCAGTACCCGCGGCTCGCCCGCACCCCCGCCATGACCGGATCGGGGAGCTCAGGGGGTCTTGTCCCCGGGACCGTCGAGGAGGGCACGTCCGGGTCCTTCGCCGCCGAGGTGGCCGAGCTGGTGCCCAAGGTCTACGACCTCTCCGAGTTCCTCGTCGACGTCCTCGGCGTCACCGACGTGGGCGCCTACTTCCCGCACCGGGTGACCTACCACCCGACCTGCCACTCGATGCGCATCCTCCGGGTGGGCGACCGGCCCACCCGCCTGCTGGAGCAGGTCAGGGGGCTGGAGCTGGTCCCGCTCCCCGGGGCCGACGAGTGCTGCGGCTTCGGCGGCACCTTCGCGGTGAAGAACCCGGCGATCTCCGCGGCCATGTGCGCCGACAAGGTGCACAACGTCGCGACCACCGGCGCCGAGGTGCTGTGCGCCGCCGACAACTCCTGCCTGATGCACATCGGCGGCACCCTGAGGCGCCAGCGCACCGGTGTGCGGATCATGCACCTCGCCGAGATCCTCGCCGCCACGGAGGCCACCCGATGA
- a CDS encoding sirohydrochlorin chelatase produces the protein MKPPLLLIGQGSHDDNGSAEFGRFVHRLRCRLDQTAADVSGGYIARARPRLSDSVASLVARGHHRMVAQPMSLTGDVWLGADIPSAMAREQERHPMLTCDYGRPLGSDPRILALLAERLADASAEVASLRLVPAAAGAFDDEPEHIEIGETAVVLVGDGSTSPETNADVHRVSRLFWETHAHEYMTVETAFVSLTPPGVPGGIERCRRLGAKRVIVVPYLLFAGGLLDRVWAQAMAYAAGHPNLDVRCADVIGDCEGLADVVIERYEEALSGIAW, from the coding sequence ATGAAACCGCCGCTGCTGCTCATCGGGCAGGGCTCGCACGACGACAATGGATCTGCTGAATTCGGTAGGTTTGTCCATCGGCTCCGCTGCCGTCTGGATCAGACGGCGGCGGACGTCTCCGGCGGCTACATCGCCAGGGCCAGACCGCGCCTCAGCGACTCCGTCGCCTCGCTGGTCGCGCGCGGGCACCACCGGATGGTGGCCCAGCCGATGAGCCTCACCGGCGACGTGTGGCTCGGCGCGGACATCCCCTCCGCGATGGCCCGCGAGCAGGAGAGGCATCCCATGCTGACCTGCGACTACGGCCGCCCCCTCGGCTCCGACCCCCGCATCCTCGCGCTGCTCGCCGAGCGTCTGGCCGACGCGTCCGCCGAGGTCGCCAGCCTCCGGCTGGTCCCGGCCGCCGCCGGGGCGTTCGACGACGAGCCCGAGCACATCGAGATCGGCGAGACCGCCGTGGTCCTGGTCGGCGACGGCTCCACCAGTCCCGAGACGAACGCCGACGTGCACCGGGTCTCCCGCCTCTTCTGGGAGACCCACGCCCACGAGTACATGACCGTGGAGACGGCCTTCGTCTCCCTCACCCCGCCCGGCGTCCCCGGCGGCATCGAGCGCTGCCGCCGCCTCGGTGCCAAGCGCGTGATCGTCGTCCCCTACCTGCTGTTCGCCGGTGGCCTGCTCGACCGCGTCTGGGCGCAGGCCATGGCCTACGCCGCCGGCCACCCGAACCTGGACGTCCGCTGCGCCGACGTCATCGGCGACTGCGAGGGCCTGGCCGACGTGGTCATCGAGCGCTACGAGGAGGCGCTCAGCGGCATCGCCTGGTGA
- a CDS encoding RNA-guided endonuclease InsQ/TnpB family protein: MKQTRARAHVARLEVSAAQEAVLDGQAHTARALWNLLHEYFTFRQGRFATLKECDEAIRAARREIDWMGQLPAQAAQAVLKTYRQAWANFFNPDHPAQRPTFKARFRSRPAVDVPQARDLQIKRVNRRWGAVNLPKVGRVRFRWTKDLPGVTKGGPAGRITGARLVKDAFGWQIVFRTETMTAAVTDTHLGPAVGIDRGITVALALSDETMREHGPWLTGGEREHLRRLEKKSARQRRTRTPGRPTSKRLTRTYDQIARLRATAKRRALDWQHQTTTELADTFGVVVVEDLKITNLVRSAKGTIEQPGRNVRQKAGLNRAITGEAWGRTLTLLEYKTHDRGGLVVKVPAPGTSQTCHRCGHRHPASRAGTRFSCANAACGWLGHADTNAAINIRNAAGTAVSGRGDLGTTRSAKRQPPRAA, from the coding sequence GTGAAACAGACACGGGCGCGGGCGCATGTGGCCCGCCTGGAGGTGAGCGCGGCCCAGGAGGCGGTGCTGGACGGCCAGGCGCACACCGCCCGCGCGCTGTGGAACCTGCTGCACGAGTACTTCACCTTCCGCCAGGGCCGGTTCGCGACGTTGAAGGAGTGCGACGAGGCGATCCGGGCGGCTCGTCGTGAGATCGACTGGATGGGCCAACTGCCCGCCCAGGCGGCCCAGGCCGTGCTGAAAACGTATCGGCAGGCGTGGGCGAACTTCTTCAACCCCGATCACCCCGCCCAACGCCCGACGTTCAAGGCACGGTTTCGATCGCGCCCGGCCGTCGATGTGCCCCAGGCCCGCGACCTGCAGATCAAGCGGGTCAACCGGCGCTGGGGTGCGGTCAACCTGCCCAAGGTCGGGCGGGTGCGGTTTCGGTGGACCAAGGACCTACCCGGCGTCACCAAGGGCGGGCCGGCCGGGCGGATCACCGGAGCCCGGCTGGTCAAGGACGCCTTCGGCTGGCAGATCGTATTCCGCACCGAGACCATGACCGCCGCGGTCACCGACACCCATCTCGGCCCGGCCGTGGGGATCGACCGGGGGATCACCGTCGCCCTGGCGTTGTCGGACGAGACCATGCGTGAACACGGCCCGTGGCTTACCGGCGGTGAGCGTGAACACCTACGCCGCCTGGAGAAGAAGTCCGCCCGCCAGCGCCGCACACGCACTCCCGGCCGGCCCACGTCCAAACGGCTGACCCGCACCTATGACCAGATAGCCAGGCTCCGCGCGACAGCCAAGCGCCGAGCCCTCGACTGGCAGCACCAGACCACCACCGAACTCGCCGACACCTTCGGCGTGGTCGTGGTGGAGGATCTGAAGATCACGAACCTGGTCCGCTCCGCCAAAGGCACGATCGAACAACCCGGCCGGAACGTGAGGCAGAAGGCAGGACTGAACCGCGCCATCACCGGCGAGGCATGGGGCCGCACGCTCACCCTGCTGGAGTACAAAACCCATGATCGTGGCGGGCTGGTGGTGAAGGTCCCCGCCCCGGGTACGTCACAGACCTGCCACCGGTGCGGGCATCGCCACCCGGCCTCCCGTGCCGGCACCCGGTTCTCGTGCGCCAACGCCGCGTGCGGGTGGCTCGGCCACGCCGACACCAACGCCGCGATCAACATCCGCAACGCCGCGGGAACTGCGGTGTCAGGACGTGGAGACCTCGGGACCACCCGGTCTGCGAAGCGTCAACCCCCACGCGCCGCTTAA
- the cobT gene encoding nicotinate-nucleotide--dimethylbenzimidazole phosphoribosyltransferase gives MTILEETIAAIRPADPAAVAEARAHQDRLTKPRGALGALEDVAVRLAGAAAISPPPLPVPAALAIFAADHGVHARGVTPWPREVTLQMVGNFLAGGAVANAFAAQVGASVTVVDVGVAADLDPAPGLTISKVAYGTADLSRGPAMTPEQVIAALEAGMAVARDLVDGGARCLITGDMGIANTTASAALICAFTGHDAAAVTGRGTGVDDETLARKVEVVREALRANGLERERGGASGVSALGTLAAVGGLEHAALAGFVLAGAALRVPVILDGVIAGAAALAAAALAPDVVDHCVAGHRSAEPGHAVALEHLGLRPLVELELRLGEGTGGLLAHPLVCAAVRVMHEVATFDSAGVTDKEA, from the coding sequence ATGACCATCCTTGAGGAGACCATCGCGGCGATCCGTCCCGCGGACCCGGCGGCCGTCGCCGAGGCCCGAGCCCACCAGGACCGCCTGACCAAGCCCCGCGGCGCGCTGGGTGCCCTGGAGGACGTGGCGGTACGGCTGGCGGGGGCCGCGGCGATCAGCCCGCCGCCGCTCCCGGTCCCCGCGGCTCTGGCAATCTTCGCCGCCGACCACGGTGTCCACGCCAGGGGCGTGACCCCGTGGCCACGGGAGGTCACCCTGCAGATGGTCGGCAACTTCCTCGCGGGCGGTGCCGTGGCCAACGCCTTCGCCGCCCAGGTCGGCGCCTCGGTGACGGTCGTCGACGTCGGCGTGGCCGCCGACCTCGACCCCGCGCCCGGCCTGACGATCAGCAAGGTCGCGTACGGCACGGCCGACCTGTCCCGGGGGCCGGCGATGACCCCCGAGCAGGTGATCGCGGCCCTGGAAGCCGGGATGGCCGTGGCCCGCGATCTCGTCGACGGGGGCGCCCGCTGCCTGATCACCGGGGACATGGGCATCGCCAACACCACCGCCTCGGCCGCGCTGATCTGCGCGTTCACCGGGCACGACGCGGCCGCGGTGACCGGCAGGGGCACCGGTGTCGACGACGAGACCCTGGCGCGCAAGGTCGAGGTGGTCCGCGAGGCCCTCCGGGCGAACGGCCTGGAGCGCGAGCGGGGCGGCGCCTCGGGGGTGTCCGCCCTGGGGACGCTGGCCGCGGTCGGCGGCCTGGAGCACGCGGCGCTCGCCGGGTTCGTCCTCGCCGGGGCGGCTCTTCGCGTACCGGTCATCCTGGACGGTGTCATCGCCGGGGCGGCGGCGCTGGCGGCGGCGGCGCTGGCCCCCGATGTCGTCGACCACTGCGTGGCGGGACACCGCTCGGCCGAGCCCGGCCACGCCGTGGCCCTGGAACACCTCGGGCTGCGGCCCCTGGTCGAGCTGGAACTCCGGCTCGGCGAGGGCACCGGCGGTCTGCTCGCCCATCCCCTCGTCTGCGCCGCGGTCAGGGTGATGCACGAGGTCGCGACCTTCGATTCCGCCGGTGTGACGGACAAGGAAGCCTGA